A window of Desulfuromonas soudanensis genomic DNA:
TCATGGCCCATGAGCTGGCGCATGTGCAAAACCGCGATACGCTGATTTCCACCATCGCCGCCACCTTCGCCGGCGCCATCTCCATGCTCGGCAGCATGCTGCAGTGGTCCGCCATCTTCGGCGCCGGCCGCGGCGAGGACGAGGAAGGGGGAGGGAGCCTTCTCGGCGGCCTGGCCCTGGCGATCATCGCTCCGATGGCGGCCATGCTGATTCAGATGGCCATCTCGCGGTCCCGCGAATACCACGCCGATGCCTCCGGCGCGAGAATCTGCGGCAAACCCCTGGCACTGGCCGGCGCGCTTCGCAAGCTGCAGGAGGCCTCGACGAGGATGCCGATGCAGGAGGCGACTCCTTCGACCTCGCACCTCTTCATCGTCAACCCCCTGACCGGCGCATCGATGCTCAAGCTCTTCTCCACGCACCCGCCGATGGAGGAGCGCATTGCCCGCCTGGAGGCGATGGCTTTCTCAGGGAAGGAATGAAAGACTCGGGGCCCAAATCGTTTCTCAGGCTCCGGACCGGCAAGTAAACCCTCGCGATGGGAGAACGTCTCGTGAACACTCTCTGGATGTGGATCGGCTTCAACCTCTTCGTCCTCGTGCTGCTGGCACTGGATCTCGGCGTGCTCCACCGCAAAGGCAAGGAGGTGGGGATTTTCGAGGCGCTCCTGCTCAGCCTCGGGTATTTCATTCTGGCGCTGATCTTCGGCGCCGGGGTCTATCATTTCCTCGGGGCGAGCTCCGGAGTCGAGTTTTTCACCGGCTACCTGCTGGAGAAGAGTCTGAGCGTCGACAACATCTTCGTCTTCGTTCTGATCTTCAGCCATTTTCAGGTGCCGGCGCAGTACCAGCACCGCGTCCTGTTCTGGGGGATTCTGGGCGCCCTGGTCATGCGGGCCGCCATGATCCTGACCGGCGCAGCTATTCTCGGAGCCTTCCACTGGGTGATCTACCTCTTCGGAGCTTTCCTCATCTTCACCGGGGGCAAGATGCTGGTGACGATCAACCAGGAACCGGACATGGAGGGGAACCGTCTGGTCCGTCTGATCCGCCGCCATTTCCGGGTGACGGAGGGGTATGAGGGAAACCGGTTCTTCGTTCGCCGGGAGAGTCTGCTCTACTTGACGCCGCTGATGGTGGTGCTGATTCTGGTCGAAGTCTCCGACGTGGTCTTCGCGCTCGATTCCATCCCGGCCATTTTCGCCATCACCACCGACCCGTTCATTGTCTATACGTCCAATGTCTTTGCCATCCTCGGACTGCGGGCGCTCTATTTCGCCCTGGTCGGCATCATCCACCGGTTTCATTACCTCAAGTACGGCCTTTCGCTGGTGCTCATGGTGGTCGGTGCGAAGATGTTGATCAACGCGGCTTTTGGCAAGGTCATCCCCACCGAGGCGGCGCTGCTGGTCACCGCCCTCCTGATCGGCGGCTCGATGCTGGTGTCGGTGATCAAGACCCGGAATCTGCCGAAAGAGATCGGCACCGCCGAAGCCGTTCACGGGTGGGTCCCGGGAAGCCCGGCGAAACCGGATGCGGGGGAGAATACGGACAAGTAAAAGCGCGCTGGCCCATCCAGTCATGAGTGGGCACAGCAGTGGGGTCGCGTCTCAACTCTTGACAATGTCAGAAGTTGAGACGCGACCTCCTTCGAAACTATGCGGTAAAAATAAGTAATTGCGATCTGAACATGAGATGCTAATATGACCTCAAATTGTGTTCATTTGACATCCAATTGAGGTCGTTATGCTTGAATCCCTTTTCGGTTCGATCAACAAAGAACGGGTCCTTTTTTTTATCTATGCCCGAAATCAGGGGCATGCTCGTGAAATAGCGCGATTCTACGCCTGCAGTTTGACCCCTCTCCAGCGTCAGCTTGAGATCCTTGAGCACGGCGGCATTCTTGTCAGTTCGCTGGTTGGGCGAACCCGGTTGTACACCTTTAATCCCCGGTATCCTCTCCTTTCAGAAGTAACCGCCTTGATCGAAAAGGCCTTGACTTTTTATCCGGAAGAAGAGCGGACTCGACTGCAGATGGAGCGACAGCGCCCACGTAGAGCGGGAAAGCCGCTATGAAGACCGTACGCGAGATGAACATTGGCGAGTTGGCCGCCTATGTCTGTTCCCACCTGGATCGTTATGGTATTTATGTTGCGCTCGGTGGCGGTGCGGTCGTTTCCATCTATGCCTCCGATAACTTTGTCTCTATGGATCTCGATTT
This region includes:
- the htpX gene encoding zinc metalloprotease HtpX — translated: MNLLKITFLLTCLTLLLVAMGSAIGGQSGMLIAFALACGMNFFSYWYSDKIILRMYKAREVSETENPSFYGMVRRLAQQAKMPMPKVYIIPSEGPNAFATGRNPENAAVAATEGLLRILSPEELEGVMAHELAHVQNRDTLISTIAATFAGAISMLGSMLQWSAIFGAGRGEDEEGGGSLLGGLALAIIAPMAAMLIQMAISRSREYHADASGARICGKPLALAGALRKLQEASTRMPMQEATPSTSHLFIVNPLTGASMLKLFSTHPPMEERIARLEAMAFSGKE
- a CDS encoding TerC family protein; this encodes MNTLWMWIGFNLFVLVLLALDLGVLHRKGKEVGIFEALLLSLGYFILALIFGAGVYHFLGASSGVEFFTGYLLEKSLSVDNIFVFVLIFSHFQVPAQYQHRVLFWGILGALVMRAAMILTGAAILGAFHWVIYLFGAFLIFTGGKMLVTINQEPDMEGNRLVRLIRRHFRVTEGYEGNRFFVRRESLLYLTPLMVVLILVEVSDVVFALDSIPAIFAITTDPFIVYTSNVFAILGLRALYFALVGIIHRFHYLKYGLSLVLMVVGAKMLINAAFGKVIPTEAALLVTALLIGGSMLVSVIKTRNLPKEIGTAEAVHGWVPGSPAKPDAGENTDK
- a CDS encoding transcriptional regulator codes for the protein MLESLFGSINKERVLFFIYARNQGHAREIARFYACSLTPLQRQLEILEHGGILVSSLVGRTRLYTFNPRYPLLSEVTALIEKALTFYPEEERTRLQMERQRPRRAGKPL